In the genome of Streptomyces collinus, one region contains:
- a CDS encoding M16 family metallopeptidase translates to MGHTATAQAGSGGLTATEHRLANGLRVVLSEDHLTPVAAVCLWYDVGSRHEVKGRTGLAHLFEHLMFQGSAQVKGNGHFELVQGAGGSLNGTTSFERTNYFETMPTHELELALWLEADRMGSLLTALDDESMENQRDVVKNERRQRYDNVPYGTAFEKLTALAYPEGHPYHHTPIGSMADLDAATLEDARAFFRTYYAPNNAVLSVVGDIDPEQTLAWVEKYFGSIPGHDGKPAPRDGSLPETIGEQLREVVEEEVPARALMAAYRLPHDGTRACDAADLALTVLGGGESSRLYNRLVRRDRTAVAAGFGLLRLAGAPSLGWLDVKTSGDVEVPVIETAIDEELARFAEEGPTAEEMERAQAQLEREWLDRLGTVAGRADELCRYAVLFGDPQLALTAVQRVLEITAEEVHEVAKACLRPDNRAVLVYEPTAPESPADQDENEEAAR, encoded by the coding sequence ATGGGTCACACGGCCACAGCCCAGGCAGGCTCCGGGGGCCTGACAGCGACCGAGCACCGCCTGGCCAACGGCCTGCGCGTGGTGCTCTCCGAGGACCACCTGACCCCGGTCGCCGCGGTGTGCCTCTGGTACGACGTCGGCTCGCGCCACGAAGTCAAGGGACGCACCGGCCTGGCTCACCTTTTCGAGCACCTGATGTTCCAGGGTTCCGCCCAGGTCAAGGGCAACGGTCACTTCGAGCTCGTCCAGGGCGCGGGCGGCTCGCTGAACGGCACCACCAGCTTCGAGCGGACCAACTACTTCGAGACCATGCCCACCCATGAGCTGGAGCTCGCCCTCTGGCTGGAGGCCGACCGCATGGGCTCGCTGCTGACGGCGCTCGACGACGAGTCGATGGAGAACCAGCGGGACGTCGTCAAGAACGAGCGCCGCCAGCGCTACGACAACGTCCCCTACGGCACCGCGTTCGAGAAGCTGACCGCGCTCGCCTACCCGGAGGGCCACCCCTACCACCACACCCCGATCGGCTCCATGGCCGACCTGGACGCGGCGACCCTGGAGGACGCGCGGGCGTTCTTCCGCACCTACTACGCACCGAACAACGCCGTGCTCTCCGTGGTCGGCGACATCGACCCGGAGCAGACCCTCGCCTGGGTGGAGAAGTACTTCGGCTCCATCCCCGGGCACGACGGCAAGCCCGCCCCGCGCGACGGCTCGCTGCCGGAGACCATCGGCGAGCAGCTGCGCGAGGTCGTCGAGGAGGAGGTCCCGGCGCGCGCCCTGATGGCCGCCTACCGGCTGCCGCACGACGGCACGCGCGCGTGCGACGCCGCCGACCTGGCCCTCACCGTCCTCGGCGGCGGCGAGTCCTCCCGCCTCTACAACCGGCTGGTGCGGCGCGACCGTACGGCCGTGGCGGCCGGCTTCGGCCTGCTGCGGCTCGCCGGGGCGCCCTCCCTGGGGTGGCTGGATGTGAAGACGTCCGGTGACGTGGAGGTTCCGGTCATCGAGACCGCCATCGACGAGGAGCTCGCCCGGTTCGCCGAGGAAGGCCCCACGGCCGAGGAGATGGAGCGCGCCCAGGCCCAGCTGGAGCGCGAATGGCTGGACCGGCTCGGCACGGTCGCCGGCCGCGCCGACGAACTGTGCCGGTACGCCGTGCTGTTCGGCGACCCGCAGCTCGCCCTGACCGCCGTCCAGCGTGTGCTGGAGATCACGGCGGAGGAGGTCCACGAGGTCGCCAAGGCCTGCCTGCGGCCCGACAACCGCGCGGTGCTCGTCTACGAGCCGACCGCCCCCGAATCCCCCGCCGACCAGGACGAGAACGAGGAGGCGGCCCGGTGA
- a CDS encoding DNA gyrase/topoisomerase IV subunit A produces MARRSTKTPPDDSYEERILDIDVVDEMQGSFLEYAYSVIYSRALPDARDGLKPVHRRIVYQMSEMGLRPERGYVKCARVVGEVMGKLHPHGDASIYDALVRMAQPFSMRVPLVDGHGNFGSLGNDDPPAAMRYTECRMAEATSLMTESIDEDTVDFNPNYDGQEQEPVALPAAFPNLLVNGASGIAVGMATNMAPHNLREVIAAARHLIRYPNADLDALMKHVPGPDLPTGGRIVGLSGIRDAYESGRGTFKIRATVSVEPVTARRKGLVVTELPFTVGPEKVIAKIKDLVGSKKLQGIADVKDLTDREHGLRLVIEIKNGFVPEAVLEQLYKLTPMEESFGINNVALVDGQPLTLGLKELLEVYLDHRFNVVRRRSEFRRSKKRDRLHLVEGLLTALLDIDEVIRLIRSSENSAQAKQRLMEQFSLSEVQTQYILDTPLRRLTKFDRIELESEKDRLNAEIEELTRILDSDAELRKLVSSELANVAKKFGTDRRTVLLESGGAPVAAVPLQVADDPCRVLLSSTGLLARTANGEPFTEDAGAQRVKHDVIVSAVPATARGEVGAVTSAGRLLRLNVVDLPQLPESLTAPNLAGGAPLAEFVSLEDDETVVCLTTLDESSPGLALGTAQGVVKRVVPDYPANKDELEVITLKEGDRIVGAVELRTGEEDLVFVTDDAQLLRFQASQVRAQGRPAGGVAGIKLAEGAKVISFTAVDPAVDAVVFTVAGSRGTLDDSVQTTAKLTPFDQYPRKGRATGGVRCQRFLKGEDCLSLAWAGPVPALAAQKNGTPADLPDIDPRRDGSGVSLAKTVAVVAGPV; encoded by the coding sequence ATGGCCCGCCGCAGCACGAAGACGCCGCCCGACGACTCGTACGAGGAGCGGATCCTCGACATCGACGTCGTCGACGAGATGCAGGGCTCCTTCCTCGAGTACGCGTACTCGGTCATCTACTCCCGCGCCCTGCCCGACGCACGCGACGGCCTCAAGCCCGTGCACCGCCGCATCGTCTACCAGATGAGCGAGATGGGCCTGCGCCCCGAGCGCGGGTACGTCAAGTGCGCCCGTGTCGTCGGCGAGGTGATGGGCAAGCTGCACCCGCACGGCGACGCGTCGATCTACGACGCCCTCGTGCGCATGGCCCAGCCCTTCTCGATGCGGGTCCCCCTGGTCGACGGCCACGGCAACTTCGGCTCGCTGGGCAACGACGACCCGCCGGCGGCCATGCGGTACACCGAGTGCCGGATGGCCGAGGCGACGAGCCTGATGACGGAGTCGATCGACGAGGACACCGTCGACTTCAACCCCAACTACGACGGCCAGGAGCAGGAACCGGTGGCCCTGCCCGCCGCCTTCCCGAACCTCCTGGTCAACGGCGCCTCGGGCATCGCGGTCGGCATGGCGACGAACATGGCGCCGCACAACCTGCGCGAGGTCATCGCCGCCGCCCGCCACCTGATCAGGTACCCGAACGCCGATCTCGACGCCCTGATGAAGCACGTCCCGGGCCCCGACCTGCCCACCGGCGGCCGCATCGTCGGCCTGTCCGGCATCCGGGACGCCTACGAGTCCGGCCGCGGCACGTTCAAGATCCGGGCGACGGTCTCGGTGGAGCCCGTGACGGCCCGCCGCAAGGGCCTCGTGGTCACGGAGCTGCCCTTCACGGTCGGCCCCGAGAAGGTCATCGCCAAGATCAAGGACCTGGTCGGTTCGAAGAAGCTCCAGGGCATCGCCGACGTCAAGGACCTGACCGACCGCGAGCACGGCCTGCGCCTGGTCATCGAGATCAAGAACGGCTTCGTGCCGGAGGCGGTCCTGGAGCAGCTCTACAAGCTGACGCCGATGGAGGAGTCCTTCGGCATCAACAACGTGGCGCTGGTGGACGGCCAGCCGCTCACGCTGGGCCTGAAGGAGCTCCTGGAGGTCTACCTCGACCACCGCTTCAACGTCGTACGGCGGCGCTCGGAGTTCCGCCGCTCCAAGAAGCGCGACCGGCTGCACCTGGTCGAGGGTCTGCTCACGGCCCTGCTGGACATCGACGAGGTCATCCGCCTGATCCGCTCCAGCGAGAACTCCGCACAGGCCAAGCAGCGCCTGATGGAGCAGTTCTCGCTGAGCGAGGTACAGACGCAGTACATCCTCGACACGCCGCTGCGCCGTCTGACCAAGTTCGACCGCATCGAGCTGGAGTCCGAGAAGGACCGGCTCAACGCGGAGATCGAGGAGCTGACCCGGATCCTCGACTCGGACGCGGAGCTGCGCAAGCTGGTCTCCTCCGAACTGGCCAACGTCGCCAAGAAGTTCGGCACCGACCGGCGTACGGTGCTGCTGGAGTCGGGCGGCGCCCCGGTCGCGGCCGTGCCGCTCCAGGTGGCCGACGACCCGTGCCGGGTGCTGCTGTCCTCGACGGGTCTGCTGGCCCGTACCGCGAACGGCGAGCCCTTCACGGAGGACGCCGGTGCCCAGCGCGTGAAGCACGACGTGATCGTCTCGGCGGTGCCCGCCACCGCCCGCGGGGAGGTGGGCGCGGTCACCTCGGCGGGCCGGCTGCTACGGCTGAACGTGGTCGACCTGCCCCAGCTTCCGGAGTCGCTGACGGCACCGAACCTCGCGGGGGGCGCGCCGCTGGCGGAGTTCGTCTCCCTGGAAGACGACGAGACGGTGGTCTGCCTGACCACGCTCGACGAGTCGTCGCCGGGCCTGGCGCTCGGCACGGCACAAGGCGTCGTCAAGCGCGTGGTGCCGGACTATCCGGCCAACAAGGACGAGCTGGAGGTGATCACCCTCAAGGAGGGTGACCGGATCGTCGGCGCGGTCGAGCTGCGCACCGGCGAGGAGGACCTGGTCTTCGTCACCGACGACGCGCAGTTGCTGCGCTTCCAGGCGTCCCAGGTCCGCGCTCAGGGCCGCCCGGCCGGCGGTGTGGCCGGCATCAAGCTCGCCGAAGGCGCGAAGGTCATCTCCTTCACCGCGGTGGACCCGGCGGTGGACGCCGTGGTCTTCACCGTCGCGGGCTCCCGGGGCACGCTGGACGACTCCGTCCAGACGACGGCCAAGCTGACCCCGTTCGACCAGTACCCGCGCAAGGGCCGCGCCACGGGCGGCGTCCGCTGCCAGCGGTTCCTGAAGGGCGAGGACTGTCTGTCCCTGGCCTGGGCGGGCCCCGTCCCCGCCCTGGCGGCGCAGAAGAACGGCACGCCGGCCGACCTGCCGGACATCGACCCCCGCCGCGACGGCTCGGGAGTGTCCCTGGCGAAGACGGTGGCCGTGGTGGCCGGGCCGGTCTAG
- a CDS encoding CobW family GTP-binding protein → MSQPSPKPQQIPVVVLAGFLGSGKTTLLNHLLHRSGGSRIGAIVNDFGAIEIDAMAVAGALGDSTVSLGNGCLCCAVDASELDQYLERLAEPSLGIDVIVIEASGLAEPQELVRMLLASEHPGVVYGGLVEVVDAVEFDDTRARHPEIDRHLALADLVVVNKLDRAADAERVLGLVRSLVDRAAVVPATYGRIDPEFLFDCRPSEERMGQLSFDDLHEDDLHEGDLREEGLHPEDLPADAPHAHAPHQRAADGHAGHLHAAYDSLSFVSRAPLDPRRLMTFLDSRPEGLYRIKGYIDFGPHDARNRYAVHAVGRFLRFYPEPWPDGGERLTQLVLIGSGIDAAALEKELEASASDAPHADEHGMWGVLRYVRDPEEQAADPA, encoded by the coding sequence GTGAGCCAGCCGAGTCCGAAACCGCAGCAGATCCCGGTCGTCGTCCTGGCCGGATTCCTCGGCTCGGGAAAGACCACCCTGCTCAATCACCTCCTGCACCGCAGTGGCGGCAGCCGTATCGGCGCCATCGTCAACGACTTCGGGGCGATCGAGATCGACGCGATGGCCGTGGCGGGAGCGCTCGGCGACTCGACGGTCTCCCTGGGCAACGGCTGCCTGTGCTGTGCCGTCGACGCGAGCGAACTGGACCAGTACCTGGAGCGGCTCGCGGAGCCCTCCCTCGGCATCGACGTCATCGTCATCGAGGCCAGCGGTCTCGCCGAGCCGCAGGAACTCGTACGGATGCTGCTGGCCAGCGAGCATCCCGGGGTCGTGTACGGAGGACTCGTCGAGGTCGTCGACGCCGTCGAGTTCGACGACACCCGTGCCCGGCATCCCGAGATCGACCGGCATCTCGCGCTGGCCGACCTCGTCGTCGTCAACAAGCTCGACCGGGCGGCGGACGCCGAACGCGTCCTCGGGCTGGTCCGGTCCCTCGTCGACCGCGCCGCCGTCGTCCCGGCCACCTACGGCCGGATCGACCCGGAGTTCCTCTTCGACTGCCGCCCGAGCGAGGAGCGCATGGGGCAGCTCTCCTTCGACGACCTGCACGAAGACGATCTGCACGAAGGCGACCTGCGCGAAGAGGGCCTGCACCCGGAGGACCTGCCCGCAGACGCCCCCCACGCACACGCCCCGCACCAGCGCGCCGCGGACGGCCACGCCGGACACCTGCACGCCGCGTACGACAGCCTGTCGTTCGTCTCCCGGGCGCCCCTCGACCCGCGCCGGCTGATGACGTTCCTCGACAGCAGGCCCGAGGGGCTGTACCGGATCAAGGGCTACATCGACTTCGGGCCGCACGACGCCCGCAACCGTTACGCCGTCCACGCCGTCGGGCGGTTCCTGCGCTTCTACCCGGAGCCCTGGCCGGACGGCGGCGAACGCCTCACGCAGCTGGTCCTCATCGGCTCGGGGATCGACGCCGCCGCGCTCGAGAAGGAGCTGGAGGCGTCCGCGAGCGACGCCCCACACGCCGACGAGCACGGCATGTGGGGCGTCCTGCGGTACGTACGCGACCCCGAGGAGCAGGCCGCGGACCCGGCCTAG
- a CDS encoding citrate synthase: protein MRDREPAPQDAERRLSTKEAAELLGVKPETVYAYVSRGQLSSRRVSGGRGSTFDAAEVEALARRNRRESVGTSGSGSELSVRTRITLIESDRYFFRGVDAVELATRHTYEEVAEWLWTGRMLPGSTFTAPSASVAVARRAVDALPEHAAPADLLRVATIAAATTDPLRFDLSEGAVLGTARTLIPTLVAALPPAGHRRRDEGPLAHRLWSRLSVHKDPDEASLRALDAALALLVDHDLAASTLAVRVAASARAHAYAAVSAGLGVIEGPLHGAASGLAHRLLQDVLDQGDAAPVIADELRAGRRIPGLGHRLYPGEDPRARALFALLEQIPRAEPALLAARDIVETTARHAPLHANVDLALAVLTASCGMAPSAGETIFAVARTAGWIAHALEEYGERPLRMRPSGLYAGPKPPQPLPE, encoded by the coding sequence ATGCGCGATCGAGAACCCGCCCCCCAGGACGCGGAACGGCGGCTGAGCACCAAGGAGGCCGCCGAGCTGCTCGGCGTGAAGCCGGAGACCGTGTACGCGTACGTGAGCCGCGGCCAGCTCAGCAGCCGTCGGGTGAGCGGCGGCCGGGGCAGCACCTTCGACGCCGCGGAGGTCGAAGCCCTCGCCCGGCGCAACAGGCGGGAGAGCGTCGGCACTTCCGGTTCCGGCAGCGAGCTGTCCGTCCGCACCCGCATCACGCTCATCGAGAGCGACCGCTACTTCTTCCGCGGGGTCGACGCGGTCGAACTGGCCACACGGCACACCTACGAGGAGGTCGCCGAGTGGCTGTGGACGGGCCGGATGCTCCCGGGCAGCACGTTCACCGCACCCTCCGCTTCCGTCGCCGTCGCCCGCCGCGCCGTCGACGCCCTGCCCGAGCACGCCGCTCCCGCCGACCTGTTGAGGGTCGCGACGATCGCCGCCGCGACCACCGATCCCCTGCGGTTCGACCTCTCCGAGGGCGCCGTACTCGGTACCGCGCGCACCCTCATCCCCACGCTCGTGGCCGCTCTGCCCCCGGCGGGCCACCGGCGCCGCGACGAGGGCCCCCTGGCCCACCGCCTGTGGTCCCGGCTGTCGGTGCACAAGGACCCCGACGAGGCCTCCCTGCGCGCCCTGGACGCCGCCCTCGCCCTCCTCGTCGACCACGACCTGGCCGCCTCCACGCTCGCGGTGCGCGTCGCCGCGTCCGCCCGTGCCCACGCCTACGCCGCGGTCTCCGCCGGGCTGGGCGTGATCGAGGGCCCGCTGCACGGCGCGGCCAGCGGGCTCGCCCACCGGCTGCTGCAGGACGTGCTCGACCAGGGCGACGCGGCACCCGTGATCGCGGACGAACTGCGCGCCGGCCGCCGCATCCCGGGCCTCGGACACCGGCTCTACCCCGGTGAGGACCCACGCGCGCGTGCCCTGTTCGCCCTCCTGGAACAGATCCCGCGCGCGGAGCCCGCTCTCCTCGCGGCCCGCGACATCGTCGAGACGACCGCGCGTCACGCCCCGCTGCACGCCAACGTGGACCTGGCCCTGGCCGTGCTCACCGCGTCCTGCGGCATGGCCCCGAGCGCGGGCGAGACGATCTTCGCCGTGGCCCGGACGGCGGGCTGGATCGCCCATGCCCTGGAGGAGTACGGCGAGCGCCCGCTGCGGATGCGACCGAGCGGTCTCTACGCAGGTCCGAAACCGCCGCAGCCACTGCCGGAGTAG
- a CDS encoding M16 family metallopeptidase has product MTELATMDFHPRPQSGDARPWAFPAPERGTLDNGLTVLRCHRPGQQVVAVEVLLDAPLDAEPAGLDGVATIMARAFSEGTDKHSAEEFAAELERAGATLDAHADHPGVRLSLEVPASRLAKGLNLIADALRAPAFADSEVERLVTNRLDEIPHELANPSRRAAKELSKELFPSDARMSRPRQGSEETVAAIDSAAVRGFYEKHVRPATATAVVVGDLTGIDLDALLGDTLGAWTGSSAEPRPVPPVTADDTGRVVIVDRPGAVQTQLLIGRVGPDRHDRVWPAQVLGTYCLGGTLTSRLDRVLREEKGYTYGVRAFGQVLRSAPDGTGAAMLAISGSVDTPNTGPALEDLWTVLRTLAAEGLTDAERDVAVQNLVGVAPLKYETAAAVASTLADQVEQHLPDDYQATLYRQLAATGTVEATAAAVSAFPVDRLVTVLVGDAAQIKAPVEALGIGEVTVVAAE; this is encoded by the coding sequence GTGACCGAGCTCGCCACGATGGACTTCCACCCCCGGCCGCAGTCGGGCGACGCCCGGCCGTGGGCCTTCCCCGCCCCCGAGCGCGGCACGCTCGACAACGGCCTGACGGTGCTGCGCTGCCACCGCCCCGGCCAGCAGGTCGTCGCCGTGGAGGTGCTGCTGGACGCCCCCCTGGACGCCGAGCCGGCCGGTCTCGACGGTGTGGCGACGATCATGGCCCGGGCGTTCTCCGAGGGCACCGACAAGCACTCCGCCGAGGAGTTCGCCGCCGAGCTGGAGCGCGCGGGCGCCACCCTCGACGCGCACGCCGACCACCCCGGCGTCCGGCTCAGCCTGGAGGTGCCGGCCTCCCGGCTCGCCAAGGGGCTGAACCTGATCGCCGACGCGCTGAGGGCGCCCGCGTTCGCCGACAGCGAGGTCGAGCGGCTGGTCACCAACCGCCTCGACGAGATCCCGCACGAACTGGCCAACCCCTCCCGCCGCGCCGCCAAGGAGCTCTCCAAGGAGCTGTTCCCGTCGGACGCGCGCATGTCGCGGCCCCGGCAGGGCAGCGAGGAGACGGTCGCCGCGATCGACTCCGCTGCCGTTCGCGGCTTCTACGAGAAGCACGTCCGCCCCGCCACGGCCACCGCCGTGGTCGTCGGCGACCTCACCGGCATCGACCTCGACGCCCTGCTCGGGGACACCCTGGGCGCCTGGACGGGCTCCTCGGCCGAGCCGCGACCCGTGCCGCCGGTGACCGCCGACGACACCGGCCGGGTCGTCATCGTGGACCGCCCCGGCGCCGTCCAGACGCAGCTGCTGATCGGCCGGGTCGGCCCGGACCGGCACGACCGTGTGTGGCCCGCGCAGGTGCTCGGCACGTACTGCCTCGGCGGCACTCTCACCTCCCGCCTGGACCGCGTCCTGCGCGAGGAGAAGGGCTACACCTACGGCGTACGGGCGTTCGGCCAGGTCCTCAGGTCGGCCCCGGACGGCACGGGTGCCGCGATGCTCGCCATCAGCGGTTCCGTCGACACGCCCAACACCGGCCCCGCTCTGGAGGACCTCTGGACGGTGCTGCGCACCCTCGCCGCCGAGGGACTGACCGACGCCGAGCGGGACGTCGCCGTGCAGAACCTGGTCGGGGTGGCTCCGCTGAAGTACGAGACGGCCGCGGCGGTCGCGAGCACGCTGGCCGACCAGGTCGAGCAGCACCTGCCCGACGACTACCAGGCCACGCTGTACCGCCAGCTCGCCGCGACCGGCACCGTGGAGGCCACCGCGGCGGCCGTGAGCGCCTTCCCGGTGGACCGTCTGGTGACCGTCCTCGTCGGTGACGCGGCGCAGATCAAGGCACCTGTCGAGGCCCTGGGCATCGGCGAAGTCACCGTCGTCGCGGCCGAGTAG
- a CDS encoding citrate synthase yields MSVKRSAATLVEAPRGLAGVVVTDTRIGDVRGLEGFYHYRQYSAVDLARTRGFEDVWHLLVHGELPDAERSAAFAAETAALRRLPDEVRAALPAIAAAGGRSGPLAGMRTALSLLGAAKGFRPVYDIDADRRRRDTIEAAAAVPTLLTALHRLGRGLEPVEPREDLTYAANYLYMLTGSVPAERHARAIEQYLISTIDHGFNASTFTARVIASTGADVAACLAGAVAALSGPLHGGAPSRALDTLDAIGTPDRIDPWVRQRVLAGERIMGFGHAIYRTEDPRSRMLREVAQGFGGPRVDFAVEVERHIEAILAELKPGRELHTNVEYYAGVVMELCGLPREMFTPTFAAGRAVGWSANILEQSEDSKIIRPVARYVGPEAPAPVPD; encoded by the coding sequence ATGTCCGTGAAAAGGTCAGCAGCCACTCTTGTCGAAGCGCCTCGGGGGCTTGCCGGTGTCGTCGTCACCGACACCCGGATCGGTGATGTCCGCGGTCTGGAGGGCTTCTACCACTACCGCCAGTACTCCGCCGTCGACCTCGCGCGGACCCGCGGCTTCGAGGACGTCTGGCACCTGCTCGTACACGGCGAACTGCCGGACGCCGAGCGGAGTGCGGCCTTCGCGGCCGAGACCGCGGCACTGCGGCGCCTGCCCGACGAGGTGCGAGCGGCGCTGCCGGCCATCGCAGCGGCCGGTGGGCGCTCCGGGCCGCTGGCCGGGATGCGTACCGCGCTGTCGCTGCTGGGTGCGGCGAAGGGATTCCGCCCCGTGTACGACATCGACGCCGACCGGCGCCGCAGGGACACGATCGAGGCCGCCGCGGCCGTACCGACGCTGCTCACCGCACTGCACCGGCTGGGCAGGGGGCTGGAACCGGTGGAGCCGCGGGAGGACCTGACCTACGCGGCGAACTACCTCTACATGCTGACCGGTTCGGTGCCGGCCGAGCGGCATGCGCGGGCGATCGAGCAATACTTGATCTCAACCATTGATCACGGATTCAATGCATCCACCTTCACGGCCCGGGTCATCGCTTCGACGGGCGCGGACGTGGCGGCATGCCTCGCCGGGGCGGTGGCGGCGCTGTCGGGCCCGTTGCACGGGGGCGCGCCCAGCCGGGCTCTGGACACCCTGGACGCGATCGGCACCCCGGACCGTATCGATCCCTGGGTGCGCCAGCGGGTGCTCGCCGGTGAGCGCATCATGGGGTTCGGGCACGCGATCTACCGCACGGAGGACCCGCGGTCCCGGATGCTGCGCGAGGTCGCCCAGGGGTTCGGCGGGCCGCGGGTGGACTTCGCCGTCGAGGTCGAGCGTCACATCGAGGCGATTCTGGCGGAGCTGAAGCCCGGGCGGGAGCTGCACACCAACGTCGAGTACTACGCGGGTGTGGTCATGGAACTCTGCGGTCTGCCTCGCGAGATGTTCACCCCGACCTTCGCTGCCGGCCGGGCGGTGGGCTGGAGCGCCAACATCCTGGAGCAGTCGGAGGACTCGAAGATCATCAGGCCGGTGGCGCGGTATGTGGGGCCGGAGGCGCCGGCGCCTGTGCCGGACTGA